GCCAGCAAATGCGGCACGGCAACCCCTGAAACGCTACTTTCTCCTGTGCTTCATCCAGCCACTTGATCATATGCGTGTTCTCCGGGAACAGTTCTTTCAGCGCTTCATCGGTTACTCTAATATCTTCCGGATCGCCGGAAAGGGCAGCCCAACGGAAAGGGCCTTTGCCTTCGCAGAAAAGGGGACGAATATACTCCGGTACAAAGCCGGGAATTTGGAAGGCATCGGGCTCACCTCCCTGCTGCGCAAACTCACGCAGGTTGTTGCCATAGTCGAAGGTTTTGCTGCCGCGTCCCTGCAGTTCCAGCATAAAGCCCACGTGCCGCGCCATACTTCGCAGCGACAGTTCCTTATACTTCACCGGGTCCTGCTCCCGAAGCGCTTTTGCCTCTTCCAGGCTCAAGCCATTCGGCACGTAACCGTTCAGCGGATCGTGGGCAGAAGTCTGGTCCGTCAGTATCTCCGGCGTGATGTTATCTTGAATCAGACGCTCCAGCACGTCCCCGATATCGCCCACCAAACCAACTGAAACTGCCTCTCCCCGCTCCTTCGCTTCCAGCACCCAGGCCTTTGCCTCTTCATAATCATGCGTCATTTTGTCTATGTAGCGGGTTTCCAGACGCTTTTTTATGCGATCCGGGTCCACATCAACACCCAGAAAAGTAGCACCTGCCATGGTTGCCGCCAATGGCTGAGCGCCTCCCATGCCCCCCAGGCCACCGGTCACCAGCAGTTTGTGGCGCAGATCGCCCTCGAAGTACTTATCGCCGCAGGCAGCAAACGTCTCAAATGTGCCCTGCAGAATGCCCTGAGAGCCGATATAGATCCAGCTTCCTGCCGTCATCTGCCCGTACATGATCAGGCCACGCTTGCGCAGGTCGTTAAAATATTCCCAATTGGCCCAGTGCGGCACCAGGTTAGAATTTGCTATCAGCACGCGCGGCGCCTCAGGATGCGTGCGTACTTTGCCCACCGGCTTGCCCGACTGCACCAGCAAACTCTCATCCTCTTCCAGCTCCAGCAGTACCTCAATTATCTTTCGGGCATCTTCCGGCGTGCGGGCTGCCTGGCCGGTTCCACCGTACACCACCAAGTCAGCGGGCGCTTCGGCTACTTCATCAGTAAGGTTGTTGAGGAACATCCGCAAGGCCGCCTCTGTCTGCCAGTTTTTAGCGTGCAGTTCCGGCCCGCGTGGCGGAATGTAGGTGGGGTGATTGGCGTATTTCTGAATAAACTCCTGTGTGCTTAACTTTGCTGCAGGCGTTGATGTGGCTGTATTCATAGTTTTGGTTTGTTGAATCTCGATTTACTCAAGTATCCGAAAATTTTAGGAGAAAGTATAGTCAAAGCATGATAAATTGCCGCAAAAGCAACCTTTCACAATTCAATCTTCATGCTACTCCCCTCACTCCCACAGCTTCCGCAAATTTTCGGAAACATCGATATATACCTGTTCGACCAGCTCCTGAAGGGACGCATTCAACCGGGCATGAAGTTGCTGGACGCGGGCTGCGGCGGTGGAAGGAACATCCAGTACCTGCTGCAAGCAGGCGTGGAAGTATACGGAGCCGATGCATCTGAAAAAGCCATTGAAAAAGTCCGGGAATTGGCCGCCCGTGTTGCGCCAGAGGCACCGAAAGACAATTTTGTACTTGCAGACCTAGCCAGTTTGCCTTACCCGGCGGCTGCCTTTGACGTGGTTCTTTGCTCGGCTGTACTCCATTTTGCAGAAAATGAAGCCCACTTCAGGCAAATGCTGCAGGAGCTTTGGCGTGTGCTGAAACCGTGTGGCATGCTGTTCTGCCGCTTCAGCACTACCATTGGCATGGAAGGGAAACTACCTGCGGTAAGTCCTCAGAAATACCAGATGCCGCATGGGCCGGTGTGGTTTCTGGCCGATGAGGCCTTGCTGCGGGAGATGGTCTTATTATTGAATACCGAACTGTTGGAGCCATTGAAAACGGTGCTGGTAGAGCAGGAACGAAGTATGACTACGCTGGTGCTGGGTAAGGTATAAGGCTACACTTCCCCTTTGAAGAAGTTGACCTTCCTGCCCCGCACACCAGGTTTCACTTCAAACAGAGAACCGCTTAGCGGATATTGCTCCAACTGCGCTGCTGGCAGCCACTCCCGGGCAGTAGTAATGTAAAGCGTATCTAAGTTTAGGCCGCCGAAAGTGCAGGAAGTAACGTTTGTAGCGGGCACCTCAATTTTGTGCAGTTGCGCTCCTGTTCTCGGATCATAACAGGCCACGGCAGCGCCGCCGTGCAGGGCCACCCACAGGTTTCCGTCTGAATCGATCGTCATGCCGTCTGGTTTCCCCTCCTGCTCCGAAACATGTACCACTTCCCTTTTATTGCTGATCTCACCTGTGGCAACGTTGAAATCAAAGGCTTGAATGGTCTGCGTGGGGGTGTCGATAAAGTATAGAATCTTCGCGTCTGCAGACCAGGCGAGGCCGTTGGAGATGGTGAGGTGCTGGAGCAACCGGTTTACCTGCAGCTTCTCGTCCAGCCGGTACAACTCCGCTGCCCCGGTGCGCACATCCAGGGCCATGGTACCCACCCAAAAGCGCCCGGCTGGATCACATTTGCCATCATTCAGACGGATAGTGGCATCATTGAGCGGCTTAGCCATTTCTTTTAATTTGCCGGTGGCTGTTTCATAGGTGCAGATGCGGTTGTGGAGCGCCACCAGCAAACCGCCTCCGGCGATAGGCACGACGGCATTAATCCGCTCGGGCATCAGGTATACTTCCACTTCAGCTGTGTCGGGGTTATACTTGCGCAGCGCATGTCCCTCAATATCCACCCAATACAGCACCTGCTCCTCCGGGTGCCAGCAAGGTCCTTCGCCCAGCCGACTTTCGGTGCCGGGTATAGCGGTAGCTTTTAGAGTAAAGAGGTTCGAGGTGTCTGCCATA
Above is a window of Pontibacter akesuensis DNA encoding:
- a CDS encoding SMP-30/gluconolactonase/LRE family protein, with protein sequence MADTSNLFTLKATAIPGTESRLGEGPCWHPEEQVLYWVDIEGHALRKYNPDTAEVEVYLMPERINAVVPIAGGGLLVALHNRICTYETATGKLKEMAKPLNDATIRLNDGKCDPAGRFWVGTMALDVRTGAAELYRLDEKLQVNRLLQHLTISNGLAWSADAKILYFIDTPTQTIQAFDFNVATGEISNKREVVHVSEQEGKPDGMTIDSDGNLWVALHGGAAVACYDPRTGAQLHKIEVPATNVTSCTFGGLNLDTLYITTAREWLPAAQLEQYPLSGSLFEVKPGVRGRKVNFFKGEV
- the hutU gene encoding urocanate hydratase; the protein is MNTATSTPAAKLSTQEFIQKYANHPTYIPPRGPELHAKNWQTEAALRMFLNNLTDEVAEAPADLVVYGGTGQAARTPEDARKIIEVLLELEEDESLLVQSGKPVGKVRTHPEAPRVLIANSNLVPHWANWEYFNDLRKRGLIMYGQMTAGSWIYIGSQGILQGTFETFAACGDKYFEGDLRHKLLVTGGLGGMGGAQPLAATMAGATFLGVDVDPDRIKKRLETRYIDKMTHDYEEAKAWVLEAKERGEAVSVGLVGDIGDVLERLIQDNITPEILTDQTSAHDPLNGYVPNGLSLEEAKALREQDPVKYKELSLRSMARHVGFMLELQGRGSKTFDYGNNLREFAQQGGEPDAFQIPGFVPEYIRPLFCEGKGPFRWAALSGDPEDIRVTDEALKELFPENTHMIKWLDEAQEKVAFQGLPCRICWLGMGEREKAGLLFNQLVREGKVKAPIVIGRDHLDCGSVASPYRETEGMKDGSDAISDWPLLNLMSNAAGGATWISFHHGGGVGIGYSQHAGMVILADGTDRAERCLRRVLHNDPAIGIFRHADAGYETAQENAREFGLEL
- a CDS encoding class I SAM-dependent methyltransferase — encoded protein: MLLPSLPQLPQIFGNIDIYLFDQLLKGRIQPGMKLLDAGCGGGRNIQYLLQAGVEVYGADASEKAIEKVRELAARVAPEAPKDNFVLADLASLPYPAAAFDVVLCSAVLHFAENEAHFRQMLQELWRVLKPCGMLFCRFSTTIGMEGKLPAVSPQKYQMPHGPVWFLADEALLREMVLLLNTELLEPLKTVLVEQERSMTTLVLGKV